Proteins encoded by one window of Cupriavidus sp. EM10:
- the dnaJ gene encoding molecular chaperone DnaJ — protein sequence MAKRDYYEVLGVGKNASEDEIKKVYRKLAMKYHPDRNPDNKEAEEKFKEVKEAYEMLSDPEKKAAYDQYGHAGVDPNMAGGFGAGGFGNGGFAEAFGDIFGDIFGQAAGGARRGNGPQAYRGADLRYSMEISLEQAAHGHEAQIRVPHWDDCEHCHGNGAEPGSSVETCPTCNGVGQVRVSQGFFTMQQTCPKCHGSGKFIPKPCTKCHGQGKIKSQKTLEVKIPAGIDEGMRIRSSGNGEPGINGGPPGDLYVEVHIKAHEVFERDGDDLHCQMPISFATAALGGELEVPTLGGKASFPVPEGTQAGKTFRLRGKGIKGVRSGYPGDLYVHVNVETPVKLTDAQKELLRQFDRSVHEGGSRHSPQEQSWMDKVKSFFS from the coding sequence ATGGCAAAACGTGACTACTACGAAGTGCTCGGGGTAGGCAAGAACGCGAGCGAAGACGAAATCAAGAAGGTTTATCGCAAGCTCGCGATGAAGTACCACCCGGACCGTAATCCGGACAACAAGGAAGCCGAGGAAAAATTCAAGGAGGTCAAGGAAGCCTACGAGATGCTTTCCGACCCCGAGAAGAAGGCTGCCTACGACCAGTATGGCCATGCCGGCGTGGACCCGAACATGGCGGGCGGCTTCGGCGCCGGCGGGTTTGGCAACGGCGGCTTTGCCGAGGCGTTCGGCGACATCTTCGGCGACATCTTCGGCCAGGCGGCCGGCGGTGCCCGGCGCGGCAACGGCCCGCAAGCCTACCGTGGCGCCGACCTGCGCTACAGCATGGAGATCTCGCTGGAGCAGGCCGCGCACGGCCACGAGGCGCAGATCCGCGTGCCGCACTGGGACGATTGCGAACACTGCCACGGCAACGGCGCCGAGCCGGGATCGTCGGTGGAAACCTGCCCGACCTGTAATGGCGTGGGCCAGGTGCGTGTGTCGCAGGGCTTCTTCACGATGCAGCAGACCTGCCCGAAGTGCCACGGCAGCGGCAAGTTCATCCCGAAGCCGTGCACCAAGTGCCACGGCCAGGGCAAGATCAAGTCGCAGAAGACGCTCGAAGTGAAGATCCCCGCCGGGATCGACGAAGGCATGCGCATCCGTTCGTCGGGCAACGGCGAGCCGGGCATCAACGGCGGCCCGCCGGGCGACCTCTATGTGGAAGTGCACATCAAGGCGCACGAGGTATTCGAGCGCGACGGCGACGACCTGCACTGCCAGATGCCGATCTCCTTCGCCACGGCGGCGCTGGGCGGCGAACTGGAGGTGCCGACGCTGGGCGGCAAGGCCAGCTTCCCGGTGCCCGAGGGCACGCAGGCCGGCAAGACGTTCCGCCTGCGCGGCAAGGGCATCAAGGGTGTGCGCTCGGGCTATCCCGGCGACCTCTACGTGCATGTGAACGTGGAAACGCCGGTCAAGCTGACCGATGC
- the dnaK gene encoding molecular chaperone DnaK produces MGKIIGIDLGTTNSCVSVLEGNTPKVIENSEGTRTTPSIIAYMEDGEILVGAPAKRQAVTNPRNTLYAVKRLIGRKFEEKEVQKDIGLMPYSIVKADNGDAWVGVRDQKLAPPQVSAEVLRKMKKTAEDYLGEPVTEAVITVPAYFNDSQRQATKDAGRIAGLEVKRIINEPTAAALAFGMDKNEKGDRKIAVYDLGGGTFDISIIEIADVDGEKQFEVLSTNGDTFLGGEDFDQRIIDYIIGEFKKEQGVDLSKDVLALQRLKEAAEKAKIELSSSQQTEINLPYITADASGPKHLNLKITRAKLEALVEDLIARTIEPCRTAIKDAGVKVGDIDDVILVGGMTRMPKVQEQVREFFGKEARKDVNPDEAVAVGAAIQGSVLSGDRTDVLLLDVTPLSLGIETLGGVMTKMISKNTTIPTKHAQVFSTADDNQPAVTIKVFQGEREMASGNKLLGEFNLEGIPPSPRGMPQIEVSFDIDANGILHVGAKDKATGKENRITIKANSGLSEDEIQRMVKDAEANAEEDKKARELADARNQADALIHSTRKALTEHGDKLDAGEKEKIEAAIKDLEDAARGGDKADIDAKVNALSEASQKLGEKVYAEMQAQAQAGEAGAAGAGAAGAGQQQAQPQDDNVVDAEFKEVNDKK; encoded by the coding sequence ATGGGTAAGATCATCGGTATCGACCTGGGTACCACCAACAGCTGCGTGTCGGTCCTGGAAGGCAACACGCCGAAAGTCATCGAAAACTCGGAAGGCACGCGCACCACGCCGTCGATCATCGCCTACATGGAAGACGGCGAGATCCTGGTTGGCGCTCCTGCCAAGCGTCAGGCCGTGACCAATCCGCGCAACACGCTGTACGCGGTGAAGCGCCTGATCGGCCGCAAGTTCGAAGAGAAGGAAGTCCAGAAGGACATCGGCCTGATGCCGTATTCCATCGTCAAGGCCGACAACGGCGACGCCTGGGTTGGCGTGCGCGACCAGAAGCTGGCCCCGCCGCAGGTTTCGGCCGAAGTGCTGCGCAAGATGAAGAAGACCGCCGAGGACTACCTGGGCGAGCCCGTGACCGAAGCCGTGATCACGGTGCCGGCGTACTTCAACGACTCGCAGCGCCAGGCCACCAAGGACGCCGGCCGCATCGCGGGCCTGGAAGTCAAGCGCATCATCAACGAACCGACCGCCGCGGCGCTGGCGTTCGGCATGGACAAGAACGAGAAGGGCGACCGCAAGATCGCCGTGTATGACCTGGGTGGCGGCACGTTCGACATCTCGATCATCGAAATCGCCGACGTCGATGGCGAGAAGCAGTTCGAAGTGCTGTCGACCAACGGCGACACGTTCCTGGGCGGCGAAGACTTCGACCAGCGCATCATCGACTACATCATCGGCGAGTTCAAGAAGGAACAGGGCGTCGACCTGTCGAAGGACGTGCTGGCCCTGCAGCGCCTGAAGGAAGCCGCCGAAAAGGCCAAGATCGAGCTGTCGAGCTCGCAGCAGACCGAGATCAACCTGCCGTACATCACGGCCGATGCCTCGGGTCCGAAGCACTTGAACCTGAAGATCACGCGCGCCAAGCTCGAAGCGCTGGTGGAAGACCTGATCGCCCGCACGATCGAACCGTGCCGTACCGCGATCAAGGACGCCGGCGTCAAGGTCGGCGACATCGACGACGTGATCCTGGTGGGCGGCATGACCCGCATGCCCAAGGTGCAGGAGCAGGTGCGCGAGTTCTTCGGCAAGGAAGCCCGCAAGGACGTGAACCCGGACGAAGCCGTGGCCGTGGGTGCCGCCATCCAGGGTTCGGTGCTGTCGGGCGATCGTACCGACGTGCTGCTGCTGGACGTGACGCCGCTGTCGCTGGGCATCGAGACGCTGGGTGGCGTGATGACCAAGATGATCTCGAAGAACACGACCATCCCGACCAAGCACGCCCAGGTGTTCTCGACCGCTGACGACAACCAGCCGGCCGTGACCATCAAGGTGTTCCAGGGCGAGCGCGAGATGGCCAGCGGCAACAAGCTGCTGGGCGAGTTCAACCTGGAAGGCATCCCGCCGTCGCCGCGCGGCATGCCGCAGATCGAGGTGTCGTTCGATATCGACGCCAACGGCATCCTGCACGTGGGCGCCAAGGACAAGGCCACCGGCAAGGAAAACCGCATCACGATCAAGGCGAACTCGGGTCTGTCGGAAGACGAGATCCAGCGCATGGTCAAGGACGCCGAGGCCAACGCCGAGGAAGACAAGAAGGCCCGCGAGCTGGCAGATGCCCGCAACCAGGCCGACGCGCTGATCCACTCGACCCGCAAGGCGCTGACCGAGCATGGCGACAAGCTCGACGCCGGCGAGAAGGAAAAGATCGAAGCTGCGATCAAGGACCTGGAAGACGCCGCACGCGGTGGCGACAAGGCCGACATCGATGCCAAGGTCAACGCGCTGTCCGAAGCCAGCCAGAAGCTGGGCGAGAAGGTCTACGCCGAGATGCAGGCCCAGGCCCAGGCCGGCGAAGCCGGTGCGGCAGGTGCGGGCGCGGCCGGTGCCGGCCAGCAGCAGGCCCAGCCCCAGGACGATAACGTCGTGGACGCCGAGTTCAAGGAAGTGAACGACAAGAAGTAA
- a CDS encoding cob(I)yrinic acid a,c-diamide adenosyltransferase, with protein sequence MGNRLSKIATRTGDAGTTGLGDGSRVGKNSLRIAAIGDVDELNSHIGLLLTEPDLPADVRDALLHIQHDLFDLGGELSIPGYTLLMEPQVAQLDTWLEHYNASLPRLAEFILPGGSRMAAHAHVCRTVCRRAERSLVELGAAEALNEAPRQYLNRLSDLLFVLARVLNRVGGGTDVLWQRERKA encoded by the coding sequence ATGGGCAACCGCCTGTCCAAGATTGCCACGCGCACCGGCGATGCCGGCACCACCGGCCTCGGCGACGGCAGCCGCGTGGGCAAGAACAGCCTGCGCATCGCCGCCATCGGCGACGTCGACGAACTGAACTCCCATATCGGACTGCTGCTGACCGAGCCGGACCTGCCGGCCGACGTGCGCGATGCGCTGCTTCATATCCAGCACGACCTGTTCGACCTGGGCGGCGAGCTGTCGATCCCGGGGTACACGCTGCTCATGGAACCCCAGGTGGCGCAGCTCGACACCTGGCTGGAACACTACAACGCCAGCCTGCCGCGCCTGGCGGAGTTCATCCTCCCCGGGGGCAGCCGCATGGCCGCCCATGCCCATGTCTGCCGCACCGTTTGCCGGCGCGCCGAACGGTCGCTGGTGGAACTGGGCGCCGCAGAAGCGCTCAATGAGGCACCTCGCCAGTACCTGAACCGGCTATCCGACCTGCTGTTCGTGCTGGCCCGCGTGCTGAACCGCGTGGGCGGCGGCACCGACGTGCTGTGGCAGCGCGAGCGGAAGGCCTGA
- a CDS encoding FAD-binding oxidoreductase, translating into MNHPTPAAALARRPFPSALADALTSRFGDRFSTSTGMREHHGRDESPFPPALPDAVVFAHSTEEVAVVARLCNAHGVPLIPYGAGSSLEGHLLAVAGGVSLDLSQMNRVLAVHPEDLTVTVQPGVTRKQLNQEIKDTGLFFPIDPGADASLGGMCATRASGTNAVRYGTMRENVLALTVVTADGRVIRTGTHARKSSAGYDLTRLFIGSEGTLGIITEVTVRLYPQPEAISAAVCAFPSMGDAVRATIQTIQLGVPVARVEFVDALAIRAINRHDNLTLPETPHLFFEFHGTESGVREQAETVQEIVAEHGAQGFEWATRPEDRTRLWNARHTAYFAMLQLKPGCRAVTTDVCVPISRLADCVTETERDLNASSLPCPIVGHVGDGNFHVAILVDTSKPEEMAEAEDINRRIVERALSMGGTCTGEHGVGLHKIGFLVQEHGEDALDLMRAIKDALDPNHILNPGKIFSATR; encoded by the coding sequence ATGAACCACCCCACACCTGCCGCCGCCCTGGCGCGCCGTCCCTTCCCGTCCGCGCTGGCCGATGCCTTGACCTCCCGCTTCGGCGACCGTTTTTCCACGTCGACCGGCATGCGCGAGCACCACGGCCGCGACGAATCGCCATTTCCGCCCGCCCTGCCCGATGCCGTGGTCTTTGCCCACAGCACCGAGGAAGTGGCCGTGGTGGCCAGGCTGTGCAACGCCCACGGCGTGCCGCTGATTCCCTACGGCGCCGGTTCGTCGCTGGAAGGCCACCTGCTGGCCGTGGCCGGCGGCGTCAGCCTTGACCTGTCGCAAATGAACCGCGTGCTGGCCGTCCATCCGGAAGACCTGACGGTCACCGTGCAGCCCGGCGTCACGCGCAAGCAGCTGAACCAGGAAATCAAGGATACGGGCCTGTTTTTCCCGATCGATCCGGGCGCGGACGCGTCGCTGGGCGGCATGTGCGCCACGCGGGCGTCGGGCACCAACGCCGTGCGCTACGGCACCATGCGCGAAAACGTGCTGGCCTTGACGGTGGTCACGGCCGATGGTCGCGTGATCCGCACCGGCACCCACGCCCGCAAGTCGTCGGCCGGCTATGACCTGACCCGCCTGTTCATCGGCAGTGAAGGCACGCTGGGCATCATCACCGAGGTCACGGTGCGGCTGTATCCGCAGCCCGAGGCCATCTCGGCCGCCGTGTGCGCGTTTCCGAGCATGGGCGACGCGGTGCGCGCCACCATCCAGACCATCCAGCTGGGCGTGCCCGTGGCGCGTGTGGAGTTCGTCGATGCGCTGGCCATCCGCGCCATCAACCGCCACGACAACCTGACGCTGCCCGAAACCCCGCACCTGTTCTTCGAATTCCACGGCACCGAGTCCGGCGTGCGCGAGCAGGCCGAGACCGTGCAGGAAATCGTGGCCGAGCACGGCGCCCAGGGCTTCGAATGGGCCACGCGCCCCGAAGACCGCACGCGGCTCTGGAATGCCCGCCACACGGCCTACTTCGCCATGCTGCAGCTGAAGCCCGGCTGCCGCGCCGTGACCACCGACGTCTGCGTGCCGATTTCGCGCCTGGCCGACTGCGTGACCGAGACCGAGCGCGACCTGAATGCGTCGTCGCTGCCCTGCCCCATCGTCGGTCACGTCGGCGACGGCAATTTCCACGTGGCGATCCTGGTCGATACCAGCAAGCCCGAGGAAATGGCCGAGGCCGAGGACATCAACCGCCGGATCGTGGAGCGCGCGCTGTCGATGGGCGGCACCTGCACCGGCGAGCACGGCGTGGGCCTGCACAAGATCGGCTTCCTGGTGCAGGAGCACGGCGAGGATGCGCTGGACCTGATGCGCGCCATCAAGGATGCGCTGGACCCGAACCATATCCTCAACCCGGGCAAGATCTTCAGCGCCACGCGCTGA
- a CDS encoding LysR substrate-binding domain-containing protein — MASVFQRVPPLHLLIAFESAARLGSFARAAEELSVTPSAVSHRIKNLEELWGEDLFVRSNAALRLTAAGTRYQRNVQDALKSLNELARPEYNKLRTRLRVAIPPTFGRQHLVPRLPEFSALYPHIDLELHLAVPFLDVKAEDTDIEIRYGTGRYPDLKTTRLLVEPVFPACGREYYERVNGFAITKPEDLHNLTLLRSPLEPWRPWFETAGLDWPEPQTGAQFNDIGLMLEAIVSNQGVGLVRQRMARQWLAAGHMVKLLDVESVSPHGYYIVEREQAPLMPEARYFIDWLLGLDW; from the coding sequence ATGGCATCGGTCTTTCAACGCGTTCCGCCGCTGCATCTGCTGATCGCCTTCGAATCGGCGGCGCGCCTGGGCAGCTTTGCCCGCGCGGCCGAGGAACTGTCGGTCACGCCCAGCGCCGTCTCGCACCGCATCAAGAACCTGGAGGAGCTCTGGGGCGAAGACCTGTTCGTACGCTCGAACGCTGCCCTGCGGCTGACGGCGGCCGGCACGCGCTACCAGCGCAACGTGCAGGACGCGCTGAAGTCGCTCAACGAACTGGCGCGCCCTGAATACAACAAGCTGCGCACGCGCCTGCGCGTGGCCATTCCTCCAACTTTCGGCCGCCAGCATTTGGTGCCACGCCTGCCCGAGTTCAGCGCGCTGTATCCGCATATCGACCTGGAACTGCATCTGGCGGTGCCGTTCCTCGATGTGAAGGCCGAGGATACGGACATCGAGATCCGCTACGGCACGGGCCGCTACCCGGACCTGAAGACCACCAGGCTGCTGGTGGAGCCGGTGTTTCCGGCGTGCGGCCGCGAGTACTACGAGCGCGTGAACGGCTTTGCCATCACGAAACCGGAAGACCTGCATAACCTGACCCTGCTGCGCAGCCCGCTGGAGCCGTGGCGCCCGTGGTTCGAGACGGCGGGGCTGGACTGGCCCGAGCCGCAGACGGGCGCCCAGTTCAACGACATCGGCCTGATGCTGGAGGCCATCGTGTCGAACCAGGGCGTGGGCCTGGTGCGCCAGCGAATGGCCCGCCAGTGGCTGGCGGCGGGCCACATGGTGAAGCTGCTGGACGTGGAATCGGTCTCGCCGCACGGCTACTACATCGTGGAGCGCGAGCAGGCGCCGCTGATGCCCGAGGCGCGCTACTTCATCGACTGGCTGCTCGGGCTGGACTGGTAG
- a CDS encoding FAD-linked oxidase C-terminal domain-containing protein encodes MNAPQDAQTVADVSADTRRATLLAGLAAILPDAAVLWRAEDTVPYECDGLAAYRQVPDAVVLPDTEDQVCAVLRLCHELGVPVVPRGSGTSLSGGAMPIAGGLVLSLAKFKRILSVDPYSRTAVVQPGVRNLAISEAAAPHNLYYAPDPSSQIACSIGGNVAENSGGVHCLKYGLTVHNVLRVRAVTMEGDVVVFGSEAPDSPGLDLLATIIGSEGMLAVVTEVTVRLIPKPQLAQVIMASFDDVEKGGNAVADVIAAGIIPAGLEMMDRPATAAVEEFVKAGYDLDAAAILLCESDGTPEEVAEEIGRMSEVLRASGATRITVSQNEAERLRFWSGRKNAFPAAGRISPDYYCMDGTIPRKHIGTLLKRIEAMERKYGLRCINVFHAGDGNMHPLILFDGGDVDEWHRAELFGSDILETCVELGGTVTGEHGVGVEKLNSMCVQFSREECEAFFGVKAAFDPARLLNPDKAIPTLARCAEYGKMHVRRGLLPHPDIPRF; translated from the coding sequence ATGAACGCCCCGCAAGACGCCCAAACCGTGGCGGATGTATCCGCAGACACCCGCCGCGCCACGCTGCTGGCCGGGCTGGCGGCCATCCTGCCCGACGCCGCCGTGCTGTGGCGCGCCGAAGACACCGTCCCGTACGAATGCGACGGCCTGGCGGCCTACCGGCAGGTGCCCGACGCCGTGGTGCTGCCAGATACCGAGGACCAGGTCTGCGCCGTGCTGCGCCTGTGCCACGAACTGGGCGTGCCGGTGGTGCCGCGCGGATCGGGCACCAGCCTGTCGGGCGGCGCCATGCCGATCGCGGGCGGCCTGGTGCTGTCGCTGGCCAAGTTCAAGCGCATCCTGTCGGTCGATCCGTATTCGCGCACGGCGGTGGTCCAGCCCGGCGTGCGCAACCTGGCCATTTCCGAAGCCGCCGCGCCCCACAATCTCTATTACGCGCCCGATCCGTCGTCGCAGATCGCCTGCTCCATCGGCGGCAACGTGGCCGAGAATTCCGGCGGCGTCCATTGCCTGAAGTACGGCCTGACCGTCCACAACGTGCTGCGCGTGCGCGCCGTGACGATGGAGGGCGACGTGGTGGTGTTCGGCTCCGAGGCGCCCGATTCGCCGGGCCTGGACCTGCTGGCCACGATCATCGGCTCCGAAGGCATGCTGGCCGTGGTCACAGAAGTCACGGTCCGGCTGATTCCCAAGCCGCAGCTGGCGCAGGTCATCATGGCCAGCTTCGACGACGTTGAAAAGGGCGGCAATGCGGTGGCCGACGTGATCGCCGCGGGCATCATCCCGGCCGGCCTGGAAATGATGGACCGCCCCGCCACGGCCGCCGTGGAGGAATTCGTCAAGGCCGGCTACGACCTGGACGCCGCGGCCATCCTGCTGTGCGAATCTGACGGCACGCCCGAGGAAGTGGCCGAGGAAATCGGCCGCATGAGCGAGGTGCTGCGCGCATCGGGCGCCACGCGCATCACGGTGTCGCAGAACGAGGCCGAGCGGCTGCGCTTCTGGAGCGGCCGCAAGAACGCGTTCCCGGCGGCCGGCCGCATCTCGCCCGACTACTACTGCATGGACGGCACCATCCCGCGCAAGCACATCGGCACGCTGCTCAAGCGCATCGAGGCGATGGAGCGCAAGTATGGCTTGCGGTGCATCAACGTGTTCCACGCCGGCGATGGCAACATGCACCCGCTGATCCTGTTCGATGGCGGCGATGTGGATGAATGGCACCGCGCCGAGCTGTTCGGCTCCGACATCCTGGAGACCTGCGTCGAACTGGGCGGCACCGTGACCGGCGAGCATGGCGTGGGCGTGGAAAAGCTCAATTCGATGTGCGTGCAGTTTTCGCGCGAGGAATGCGAGGCGTTCTTCGGCGTGAAGGCGGCGTTCGACCCCGCGCGCCTGCTCAACCCGGACAAGGCCATTCCCACGCTGGCGCGCTGTGCCGAATACGGCAAGATGCACGTCAGGCGCGGCCTGCTGCCGCACCCCGACATCCCGCGTTTCTGA
- a CDS encoding ion transporter encodes MSPRPTNAMTRQRLGQPESGWRQHWYTIIFEADTRPGRLFDVVLLIAIVASVGVVMLDSVPRIHARLGSAFTVMEWMFTLLFTAEYIMRLCVVKRPLRYALSFYGIIDFISIMPTWASFFVPELAFLIDVRLLRLLRVFRILKLTVYFEEAEILARALANSRRKIFVFLGTVFIITVILGTVMYVVEGPEHGFTSIPLSMYWAIVTLTTTGFGDMVPKTPVGQFITSLTILLGYGIIAFPTGIVGAELAASIIKRPLTTRSCEHCLTEGHEPSARYCQHCGSALPDYRSEPGLEGRLEGAVENHPPPRRPRR; translated from the coding sequence ATGTCACCTCGCCCTACCAACGCCATGACCCGCCAGCGCCTGGGCCAGCCCGAATCGGGTTGGCGCCAGCACTGGTACACGATCATCTTCGAAGCCGACACGCGCCCGGGGCGCCTGTTCGACGTCGTGCTGCTGATTGCCATCGTCGCCAGCGTCGGCGTGGTGATGCTGGACAGCGTGCCGCGCATCCACGCCCGGCTGGGCTCGGCCTTCACGGTGATGGAGTGGATGTTCACGCTGCTGTTCACGGCCGAGTACATCATGCGGCTGTGCGTGGTGAAGCGCCCGCTGCGCTACGCGCTGAGCTTCTACGGCATCATCGATTTCATCTCGATCATGCCCACCTGGGCGTCGTTCTTCGTGCCCGAGCTGGCGTTCCTGATCGACGTGCGGCTGCTGCGGCTGCTGCGGGTGTTCCGGATCCTCAAGCTGACCGTCTATTTCGAGGAAGCCGAGATCCTGGCCCGCGCGCTGGCCAACAGCCGACGCAAGATCTTCGTGTTCCTGGGAACGGTGTTCATCATCACGGTGATCCTGGGCACGGTGATGTACGTGGTGGAAGGCCCCGAGCACGGCTTCACGAGCATCCCGCTCAGCATGTACTGGGCCATCGTGACGCTGACCACCACGGGCTTCGGCGACATGGTGCCCAAGACGCCGGTCGGGCAGTTCATCACGTCGCTGACGATCCTGCTGGGCTACGGGATCATCGCGTTCCCGACCGGCATCGTCGGCGCCGAGCTGGCCGCCAGCATCATCAAGCGGCCGCTGACCACGCGTTCCTGCGAGCACTGCCTGACCGAAGGGCACGAGCCGTCCGCCAGGTACTGCCAGCACTGCGGCAGCGCGCTGCCCGACTACCGCAGCGAGCCCGGCCTGGAGGGCCGGCTCGAAGGCGCGGTGGAGAACCATCCGCCGCCGAGGCGGCCGCGGCGGTGA
- the glcE gene encoding glycolate oxidase subunit GlcE — protein MQATLDATLATFRDAIRQAGDSRTPLRLRGGGSKDFYGQALVGTVLDTRAHRGIVDYDPAELVITARCGTPLAEIEDVLAEHRQMLAFEAPHFAMRGQASTATLGGAFAAGLSGPRRQSVGALRDFVLGAQLMDGKGEILNFGGQVMKNVAGYDVSRLLAGSLGTLGLVTEVSLKVLPVPFDDATLRFALSQADAIDQLNKWGGKPLPIAASAWHDGQLHVRLSGATAAVCAARDSLGGEVVDASHAVQLWAALREQTHPFFTPARDAGRALWRLAVPPVTGPLDLAGEQLVEWGGGQRWWLAPDESAAAADHVRAIAHAAGGHATLFRNGDKAVGVFTPLAPPLAAIHQRLKASFDPAGIFNPQRMYSGL, from the coding sequence ATGCAAGCCACCCTCGACGCCACACTCGCGACGTTCCGCGATGCGATCCGCCAGGCCGGCGACAGCCGCACCCCGCTGCGGCTGCGCGGCGGCGGCAGCAAGGATTTCTACGGCCAGGCGCTGGTCGGCACCGTGCTCGACACGCGGGCGCATCGCGGCATCGTCGACTACGATCCGGCCGAGCTGGTGATTACCGCGCGCTGCGGCACGCCGCTGGCCGAGATCGAGGACGTGCTGGCCGAACATCGCCAGATGCTGGCCTTCGAGGCGCCCCACTTCGCCATGCGCGGCCAGGCCAGCACCGCCACGCTGGGCGGCGCCTTCGCGGCGGGGCTGTCGGGGCCGCGCCGCCAGTCGGTGGGCGCCCTGCGCGATTTCGTGCTCGGCGCGCAGCTGATGGACGGCAAGGGCGAGATCCTGAACTTTGGCGGCCAGGTCATGAAGAACGTGGCCGGCTACGACGTGTCGCGCCTGCTGGCCGGGTCGCTCGGCACGCTGGGCCTGGTCACCGAGGTGTCGCTCAAGGTGCTGCCGGTGCCATTCGACGACGCCACGCTGCGCTTTGCGCTGTCGCAGGCCGATGCCATCGACCAGCTCAACAAGTGGGGCGGCAAGCCGCTGCCGATTGCCGCATCGGCGTGGCATGACGGACAGTTGCATGTGCGCCTGAGCGGGGCCACCGCCGCCGTGTGCGCGGCGCGCGACAGCCTGGGCGGCGAGGTGGTCGATGCCAGCCACGCCGTACAGCTGTGGGCCGCGCTGCGCGAACAGACGCATCCGTTCTTCACCCCGGCGCGCGATGCCGGCCGCGCGCTGTGGCGCCTTGCCGTGCCGCCCGTGACCGGGCCGCTGGACCTGGCCGGCGAGCAGCTCGTGGAATGGGGCGGCGGCCAGCGCTGGTGGCTGGCGCCCGACGAAAGTGCGGCGGCGGCCGACCACGTCCGGGCCATCGCCCACGCCGCGGGCGGTCATGCCACGCTGTTCCGCAACGGCGACAAGGCCGTGGGCGTGTTCACGCCGCTCGCGCCGCCGCTGGCCGCCATCCACCAGCGGCTGAAGGCCAGCTTCGATCCGGCCGGCATCTTCAATCCGCAGCGCATGTACAGCGGGCTCTGA
- the glcF gene encoding glycolate oxidase subunit GlcF has protein sequence MQTTLAEFLRNTPEGEEAKSIVGKCVHCGFCTATCPTYQLLGDELDGPRGRIYLMKQVLEGSPVTESTRLHLDRCLTCRNCESTCPSGVTYGRLVDIGRQIVDDRLAEQGVQRPATQRITRWMLREGLTRPGLFGPALKLGQIVRPLLPQKLRNKVPANPTAPGTWPRNAHPRKMLLLDGCVQPAMSPNINAATARVFDKLGVQLVLAREAGCCGAIRFHTGDHAGGLDNMRANIDAWWPHVEAGAEAIVMTASGCGAMVKDYGHLLRNDPQYAERAARVSALTRDLSELLPDFADDLHRLAGAVPRDGRRVAWHPPCTLQHGQQIRGKVEALLTRLGVDVRLCADSHLCCGSAGTYSVLQPELSYRLRDDKLNKLQATSPDAIATANIGCITHLQSGTQTPVIHWVELVDRMLAPAVAVAAQAA, from the coding sequence ATGCAAACCACACTGGCCGAATTCCTGCGCAATACGCCCGAAGGCGAAGAGGCGAAATCGATCGTCGGCAAATGCGTGCATTGCGGCTTCTGTACCGCGACCTGCCCCACCTACCAGCTGCTGGGCGACGAACTGGACGGCCCGCGCGGGCGCATCTACCTGATGAAGCAGGTACTGGAAGGCAGCCCGGTGACCGAAAGCACGCGGCTGCACCTGGACCGCTGCCTGACCTGCCGCAACTGCGAGTCGACCTGCCCGTCGGGGGTGACGTACGGGCGGCTGGTCGACATCGGCCGGCAGATCGTCGACGACAGGCTGGCCGAACAGGGCGTGCAGCGGCCGGCCACGCAGCGCATCACGCGCTGGATGCTGCGCGAGGGCCTGACGCGGCCCGGCCTGTTCGGCCCGGCGCTCAAGCTTGGCCAGATCGTCCGGCCACTGCTGCCGCAGAAGCTGCGCAACAAGGTACCGGCGAACCCGACCGCGCCGGGCACGTGGCCGCGCAACGCGCATCCGCGCAAGATGCTGTTGCTCGACGGTTGTGTGCAGCCCGCGATGTCGCCCAACATCAATGCCGCGACGGCGCGTGTGTTCGACAAACTGGGGGTGCAACTGGTGTTGGCGCGCGAGGCCGGCTGTTGTGGCGCCATCCGCTTCCACACGGGCGACCATGCCGGCGGGCTCGACAACATGCGCGCCAATATCGACGCGTGGTGGCCCCATGTCGAAGCCGGGGCCGAAGCCATCGTCATGACGGCATCGGGCTGCGGCGCGATGGTCAAGGACTACGGCCACCTGCTGCGCAACGATCCCCAGTACGCCGAGCGGGCCGCGCGGGTGTCGGCGCTGACGCGCGACCTGTCGGAACTGCTGCCCGACTTTGCCGACGACCTGCACCGGCTGGCCGGCGCGGTGCCGCGCGATGGCCGCCGCGTGGCATGGCATCCGCCCTGCACGCTGCAGCACGGCCAGCAGATCCGGGGCAAGGTCGAGGCCCTGCTGACGCGGCTTGGCGTGGACGTGCGGCTCTGCGCCGACAGCCACCTGTGCTGCGGCTCGGCGGGCACGTACTCGGTGCTGCAGCCCGAACTGTCGTACAGGCTGCGCGACGACAAGCTGAACAAGCTGCAGGCCACTTCGCCCGACGCCATCGCCACGGCCAATATCGGCTGCATCACGCACCTGCAAAGCGGCACGCAGACGCCGGTGATCCACTGGGTTGAGCTGGTGGACCGGATGCTGGCGCCGGCGGTGGCGGTGGCGGCTCAAGCGGCCTAG